In a single window of the Desulfovibrio mangrovi genome:
- a CDS encoding HpcH/HpaI aldolase family protein: MLNGTLKEKLRAGKVVFGPWCVIPSAAVMNVTAAAGFDFAIIDLEHGPTSFQTAEDMARAAASAGCHPIIRLGSVHEESILKSLDIGVEGVITAHVESGADACNAVRCCKYHPLGTRGFSPFTRAGNYSGGEIARHAEIQNDKTLVGVILEGKKGIEALDDVLQTEHLDLIYIGAYDLSQALGMPGQVNHPEVRAYMESCIRKIRDAGVAAGGYVARTEADMRWMVDIGMQFITYLPDCAAIHQAFTGAVGTFKNVIGE; the protein is encoded by the coding sequence ATGCTCAACGGTACCCTCAAGGAAAAACTCCGCGCCGGTAAAGTGGTCTTCGGCCCCTGGTGCGTCATCCCCTCCGCAGCGGTCATGAACGTCACCGCCGCCGCCGGATTCGACTTCGCCATCATCGATCTGGAACACGGTCCCACCAGCTTCCAGACCGCAGAAGACATGGCCCGCGCCGCGGCTTCCGCAGGCTGCCACCCCATCATTCGTCTCGGCAGCGTGCATGAGGAAAGCATCCTCAAGTCGCTGGACATCGGCGTGGAAGGCGTGATCACCGCCCATGTGGAATCCGGCGCAGACGCTTGCAACGCCGTGCGCTGCTGCAAGTACCATCCCCTCGGCACCCGTGGCTTCTCCCCCTTCACGCGGGCGGGCAACTACTCCGGCGGCGAGATCGCACGCCATGCCGAAATCCAGAACGATAAGACCCTCGTGGGCGTCATTCTGGAAGGCAAGAAGGGCATTGAGGCCCTTGATGACGTGCTGCAGACCGAGCACCTCGATCTCATCTACATCGGCGCGTACGACCTGTCGCAGGCGCTGGGCATGCCGGGGCAGGTGAACCACCCCGAAGTGCGCGCCTACATGGAATCCTGCATTCGCAAGATCCGCGACGCAGGCGTCGCCGCAGGCGGCTATGTGGCCAGAACCGAGGCCGACATGCGCTGGATGGTGGATATCGGCATGCAGTTCATCACCTACCTGCCCGATTGCGCCGCCATCCATCAGGCATTCACCGGCGCGGTGGGTACCTTCAAGAACGTCATCGGTGAATAA
- a CDS encoding HAD family hydrolase, translating into MAATIILPQSEIPDVGLAVFDKDGTLIDIHTYWANMVKLRAERVRAALGLSAEDATGIMEAMGVDVRAMRIKPEGPVGLKKREIVLQAGVDYLAAKGITDTHQLFVDVFAEVDRVSLDLLDTFIRPLPGLFALFDALREHGVAIALATTDKTERAWLCMRHLGLGDHVSYIAGADSVAEAKPAPDTILLCCRELGVPESRSIMVGDARSDVQAGLAARCAASIGVGSGLTTTETLAGLTPYVIDDISHMHVR; encoded by the coding sequence ATGGCCGCGACCATCATTCTGCCGCAGAGCGAAATCCCCGATGTGGGGCTGGCCGTCTTTGACAAGGACGGCACGCTCATCGACATCCACACGTACTGGGCCAACATGGTCAAGCTGCGCGCCGAACGCGTGCGGGCCGCTCTCGGCCTGTCCGCCGAGGACGCCACCGGCATCATGGAAGCCATGGGCGTGGATGTCCGCGCCATGCGCATCAAGCCCGAAGGCCCCGTGGGCCTGAAAAAGCGGGAAATCGTCCTCCAGGCCGGCGTGGACTACCTCGCCGCCAAAGGCATCACGGACACGCACCAGCTGTTCGTGGACGTGTTCGCCGAGGTGGACAGAGTGTCGCTGGATCTGCTGGATACCTTCATCCGTCCGCTGCCCGGCCTCTTTGCCCTGTTCGACGCCCTGCGCGAACACGGCGTGGCCATTGCGCTGGCCACCACGGACAAGACCGAACGCGCGTGGCTGTGCATGCGCCATCTCGGCCTCGGCGACCACGTGAGCTACATCGCGGGTGCGGATTCCGTGGCGGAAGCCAAACCCGCACCGGACACCATCCTTCTGTGCTGCAGGGAGCTGGGCGTTCCCGAATCCCGCAGCATCATGGTGGGCGACGCCAGATCGGACGTGCAGGCAGGGCTTGCGGCCCGCTGCGCCGCTTCCATCGGCGTGGGCAGCGGCCTGACCACAACGGAAACACTCGCAGGGCTGACCCCCTACGTCATCGACGACATTTCACATATGCATGTGAGGTAA